GCTGGCCCTGCTGCCCTTCCTGCTCGCCGTCGCCCTGCCCCTGTTGGCCCTGCCCCTGCTGCTCGTCGCCGCTGCCCTGGCTGCCGCGCGCGCGCTTTCCGAAGCGGAGCATCCTGGCCATCCGCTGCTTGCCCCCCTGCCCTTGCTGGCGCACGAGCTCCCGGAGCTCCTCGAGCCGCTGGCGCAGCTCTTCCTTCTCCTGCTCGGACATCTCCTCCTGCTGCATCCGGTTGATGTCCTCGGCCGCCTGCTCGAGATCGTCCGCTGACATCCCGAGGTCGCGCATCAGATCTTCCGCGGCCTTGGCGAGCTCGCGGTCGAGCCGGTCGAGCTGGCGCCCGGTCCGCTCCTTCTGCTCGGCCTCGCGGTCGAGCCGCTCCAGCTCGCGCTCCTTCTTCTTGAGCAGCCTCTCCTGCTCGGATCGCTCCTGCTCGTTCGCGGGGGCCTTCTGCTTCTGCTTGAGGAGCTGCTCGCGCGCCTCTGCGCGCTTCTCGTTGATCGCGGCGAGGGCCTCCTTGCGGCGCGACGCCGCCTCGGAGAGCGCCTTGCGCAGCCGCTCGATCTCGGCCTTGTCGAACTTCTGCTTCTTGTCGCGGAGCTTCTCGGCGAGCTCCTTCAGGTCCTTCTTCGCCTTCTCGAGGTCCTTCTTCTCGAGGGACTCCCCAACGCCCTTCGCCAGGTCGCTCTTCTTGAGGTCGACCCCCGTCTCCTTCAGCGCCTCATCGAGCGCCTTCAGGTCGGCCTCGGCGCCCTTGAGGAGCTCGCGCTCGAGCGCCTCCATGCGGCGGAACGCCTCGGTGCGATCGAGGCGCTTGTTCGCGATGTCCTCGATGAGCTGGTTGAACCGCTCGACCGCGGACTTCATCTCCGGGCTCTGGTCCTGCCGATCGAGCGCCTTCGCCGCGTCCTTGAAGAGCTCGAGGTCGTCGGGCGACATGGTCAGCGCGTCGATGGTCGCCGCGACGGGCGCCTGCTTCCGCGGGGTGCGCACCTCCAGCAGCGCCACCGCGAGCACGCCGAGGCCCACCGCGGCGGAGGTCCAGAGCTCGCGAGGGACGGCGAGCGGCGCGGCGCCGGCGGGGCGCAGCCCTGCGGCGTGCTCGCAGGCGTCGTCGATCGCCGCCTCCATCAGGGGGGTGCGCTGCGCTGCGGGCAGCGCCTCGAAGGCGAGGGCGATCGTCAGCCGGTCGTGGAGGCCGTGGTGCCGATCGAGGGCGATGGTGCCGGCGCGCGGAGGCAAGCGTCGCAGCATCGCCACGACGAGGGTGGCCAGCACGAGCAGCCCCGCGCCGAGGAGGAGCTGGCGGGCGCGCGGCTCGCCGAGGTACGCCGGGAGCGCCTTGTGCACCGCGAGCGTCCCGGCAGCGAGCGCGAGCGCGAGGGTCAGCGCGCTCGGCAGCGCACGCAGCGCGCGCCCGAACCGGAGCCTCAGCTCAACCACGAGCGCGGCGCTGCGAATGCGGTCCAGTTGCTTCGTGCGAGAGTCGCTCACGGTGCTCAGCGCTCCGGGCGCCCCCCGCGGGGGCCCTCGAAGGGGAAACGTCGCAGCATTGTACCTGCTGACGGGTCAGGCGCCCGAAAGTTCCTGGGAGGCTCCTCGCGACGTGCGACGTACGTAGAGGCTGCGCGCGACGTACGAGGCAATGACGCGCGGCGAGCCCTGATGATTCCCGTGCAGGGCAGCTGCGCTCAGCGTGCTGCCGGCATGGATGCGTGCTGCCGGCGGTGGGTGGGGGTCCTCCCTCCGAGCGCCGATCGGACGGTTCCTCTGCACCCGGCTCGGCGGCGGCATGCGTACGTTGCGTGGGAACGAGGGGTCGGGCCGCTGCGCACGGCGCCCGCCTCGGATTGGATCACTTCATCGACTTCTTCTTGGGCGCTGCCTTGGCGGCAGGCTTCTTCGCCGCAGCAGGCTTCTTCGCCGCGGCCGGCGTAGCAGCCGGCTTCTTCGCCGCCTTGGCTGCCGGCTTCTTCGTCGCGGTCGGCTTCTTCGCCGCCTTGGCTGCCGGCTTCTTCGTCGCGGTCGGTTTCTTCGCCGCCTTGGCTGCCGGCTTCTTCGCCGCCTTGGCTGCCGGTTTCTTCGTCGCGGCCGGCTTCTTCGCCGCCTTGGCGGCCGGCTTCTTCGTCGCGGCCGACCGCTTCGCAGCAGCCCTGCTCGCCACGGCACTGTTTGCCGCCGACTTCTTCGCCCCCGTCGCCCGTTCTCTGGAGGACGGCTGCGCAGCGGCCTCACGCTCCTCGCCGACCGCGCTCGCCTGGGCCTTGGCGCCGTTCGCATCAGGCACCTGCTTCGCATAACGGGCGAGCGTCTCGCGCACCCGCGCGTCCAGATCCGAGAAATCGAACGGCTTGTTCAACCACGCGTCTGCGGCGAAGAGCGGCGAGGTCATCTCGTTCAGGTTCTCGCCGATCCCGGTGAGCATGATGACGCCGGTGCTCGCGAACGGCCGTCCGTCGGACGTGTCGCTCTTCAGCCGCTTGCAGATCTCCCAGCCGCTCATGCCGGGCATCATCACGTCCAGGATCACCAGATCCGGCCGGTGCTCACGCGCGAGCTCCCAGGCAGCATCCCCCTCGGAGGCCTCGATCACAGAGAAACCCAGGTTCCTCAGGTGACGCGCAACGAGGCTCAACATCGCCGGTTCGTCTTCGGCCACCAGCACACGGGGCGGCATCATGCTCGCGGAAGGCATCGTGGATGCGGATGAGAGTACGTGCGCGCGAACCGGTCAAGAGAGAACGAGACCGCGCTGCCGCAGCCAGCGCTCTTCGCCGTTCGCCGTCCTCCCGAGCGACCCGAGCGCCAGGGAGGATGCGCTCACGCGGCGCGCGCGAGCGCGATCTTTTCCGTCTGCCCCGCCGCATAGAAGCGTCGCAGCGCGGCGAGTAGCTCGGCATGACGCCCATGGCGGGCAAACTCGGCCTCGAGTCGGCCCGCGAACCGCGCGGCCAGATCGTTCGCGATCCGGTAGCGATCGCCGGTCTCCGTGCCCGGTGGATCCATGAAGGTGACCCGCTCGAAGAGATGGGCGCGGATCCGCGCGGCGCGCTCGGGCTCGAAGCGCCCCGCCCCCGATGGGGCCGCCTCGTGGCGGCGCCGGAGCGGCGGGCCTGGCGGCTCGACCTCGTCCGCCAGATCGCCGTGGACAAGCAGCACGTATTTGTCGACCTCGGCCTGGAGCTCGAGCTCGAGCTGGGTCGCCGGCAGCTCCCTGCGGGCTCGCTCGGCCACGTAGAGGAAGTGGCTCACGCCCTCGACGATCTGGCAGATCTCGTCCAGCGTCCCCTCTCGCCCCCGCGTGAT
The DNA window shown above is from Sorangium aterium and carries:
- a CDS encoding response regulator transcription factor, which gives rise to MMPPRVLVAEDEPAMLSLVARHLRNLGFSVIEASEGDAAWELAREHRPDLVILDVMMPGMSGWEICKRLKSDTSDGRPFASTGVIMLTGIGENLNEMTSPLFAADAWLNKPFDFSDLDARVRETLARYAKQVPDANGAKAQASAVGEEREAAAQPSSRERATGAKKSAANSAVASRAAAKRSAATKKPAAKAAKKPAATKKPAAKAAKKPAAKAAKKPTATKKPAAKAAKKPTATKKPAAKAAKKPAATPAAAKKPAAAKKPAAKAAPKKKSMK